Proteins from a genomic interval of Ignavibacteriales bacterium:
- a CDS encoding D-lyxose/D-mannose family sugar isomerase — MKRDEVERLRAETAEFLKKASITITEKERASIEVADFGLNDIRNIGLEIVVYENNDRYCAKELVLFPRQMCPQHRHPRVDPVNPGKQETFRCRWGEVYLYVEGMATPNPKAVVSERHKKHLSVWQEIVMRPGDQYTIKSDTLHWFQAGDNGAIVAEFSSTNTDELDVFSDPNIKRMPEIE; from the coding sequence ATGAAAAGAGATGAAGTGGAACGACTCCGGGCAGAAACCGCCGAGTTTTTGAAGAAGGCCTCGATTACAATCACCGAGAAGGAACGAGCATCGATTGAAGTGGCAGACTTCGGCCTGAATGACATCAGGAATATCGGGCTGGAGATCGTAGTCTACGAAAACAACGACAGGTATTGTGCGAAGGAACTGGTCCTTTTTCCCCGGCAGATGTGCCCGCAGCACCGCCATCCGAGAGTTGATCCAGTCAACCCCGGGAAACAAGAGACGTTCCGATGCCGCTGGGGGGAAGTGTATCTTTACGTTGAAGGGATGGCCACGCCGAACCCGAAGGCCGTCGTGAGCGAAAGACACAAAAAACACTTGTCCGTCTGGCAGGAAATAGTCATGCGACCAGGAGACCAGTACACCATCAAATCGGACACGCTTCACTGGTTTCAGGCAGGCGACAACGGAGCGATCGTCGCTGAATTCTCATCAACCAACACGGATGAGCTTGACGTGTTTTCCGACCCGAACATTAAAAGGATGCCCGAAATCGAATAG